The Polyangiaceae bacterium genome includes a region encoding these proteins:
- a CDS encoding GNAT family N-acetyltransferase: MDASPLPVFAKVLSLDEVRSSHDWVAWHELARNAPPFLAPDFFALTEPLAGPGDRLVAEAWQAGDLVGALPLLLEHKNLHALRSDHTPSFDYWGVPAGIDATWRALIADRRWDVMTLKNVPARSALAKRLPELGDRDGCPVVVRPGANHYYFDLPGFESRLSPKFLANLRRVARKAGQPELERLTRLTRSDFEDALAIEAMAWKGRAGTSIGSDPRVLHLYAALARLFGPRGRAALSFLRVQGKRVAMLLSVEDERTLYALKIGYDPSLAASSPGHLMVWQVARDAEQRGLGQLDFVGREDEWKRKWTDKFREHVSLVLYRRSPRGLALYALREQVKPRLPERFQELDGVLRHGCQRGDIVGVHSLVERARGRLDRGLGIKSGLRRALSKPAPKREPLGKASEHPVGSWVRVRDAEQVRASLGPDSRLRGLAFVPGQWQTCGGVYRVARHVRRIRDDHGRFRPVSGTVLLEGVTCAGSGPEPAGCGRHCPLWFRDEWLERVEAPRREPPVASRLRHVRVRSVEEIQAGLDAFGRRDGLTFMPEMAEHAEKRFHAVQQLGDVFEYDAWTPTRAPIWILEGLSCSGRAAGSRGPCDRACALLWHEDWLVFEAAPGG; this comes from the coding sequence ATGGACGCTTCTCCATTACCCGTCTTCGCAAAGGTCCTCTCACTCGATGAGGTCCGGTCGAGCCACGATTGGGTCGCCTGGCACGAGCTCGCGCGCAACGCTCCACCGTTCCTGGCGCCGGACTTCTTCGCGCTGACCGAGCCCCTGGCAGGCCCCGGCGATCGCCTGGTGGCGGAGGCTTGGCAGGCAGGCGACCTGGTGGGGGCGCTGCCGCTCTTGCTCGAGCACAAGAACCTCCACGCGCTGCGCAGCGACCACACCCCGAGCTTCGACTACTGGGGTGTGCCGGCTGGCATCGACGCCACCTGGCGCGCCCTGATCGCCGATCGGCGCTGGGACGTGATGACCCTCAAGAACGTTCCCGCGCGCTCCGCTCTGGCCAAGCGGCTGCCGGAGCTCGGCGACCGGGATGGGTGTCCGGTCGTGGTACGACCCGGAGCGAACCACTACTACTTCGACCTGCCGGGCTTCGAGTCGCGGCTCAGCCCCAAGTTCCTGGCCAACCTGCGCCGCGTCGCGCGGAAGGCGGGACAACCCGAGCTCGAGCGACTCACGCGTCTGACGCGCTCCGACTTCGAAGACGCGCTGGCCATCGAAGCGATGGCCTGGAAGGGGCGCGCCGGGACCAGTATCGGCTCCGACCCCCGAGTGCTGCACCTGTACGCGGCGCTCGCACGCCTCTTCGGACCACGCGGGCGCGCGGCGCTCTCCTTCCTGCGGGTGCAGGGCAAGCGGGTGGCGATGCTCTTGTCGGTCGAGGACGAGCGAACGCTGTACGCCTTGAAGATCGGCTACGACCCGAGCCTGGCCGCGTCGAGCCCGGGACACTTGATGGTCTGGCAGGTGGCGCGGGACGCCGAGCAGCGCGGGCTTGGTCAGCTCGACTTCGTGGGGCGCGAGGACGAGTGGAAGCGGAAGTGGACCGACAAGTTCCGCGAGCACGTCTCGCTGGTCTTGTACCGCCGGTCGCCGCGCGGGCTCGCGCTGTACGCGTTGCGCGAGCAGGTCAAGCCGCGCTTGCCGGAGCGCTTCCAGGAGCTCGACGGCGTGCTCCGCCACGGTTGCCAACGCGGGGACATCGTGGGAGTCCACTCCCTGGTCGAGCGGGCGCGGGGCCGCCTGGATCGGGGCTTGGGCATCAAGAGCGGGCTGCGCCGGGCGCTGAGCAAGCCGGCGCCGAAGCGCGAGCCGCTGGGCAAGGCGTCGGAGCACCCGGTGGGCTCGTGGGTGCGCGTGCGGGACGCCGAGCAGGTCCGGGCGTCGCTCGGGCCGGACTCGCGCCTGAGAGGCCTCGCGTTCGTGCCGGGGCAGTGGCAGACGTGCGGCGGGGTGTACCGCGTCGCGCGGCACGTGCGGCGCATCCGAGACGACCACGGTCGCTTCCGGCCGGTGAGCGGCACCGTGCTGCTCGAGGGCGTCACCTGCGCGGGCTCCGGTCCCGAACCGGCGGGCTGCGGCCGGCATTGTCCACTCTGGTTCCGCGACGAGTGGCTGGAGCGGGTGGAGGCGCCGCGCCGGGAGCCGCCCGTCGCGTCCAGGTTGCGTCACGTCCGAGTGCGCAGCGTGGAGGAGATCCAGGCCGGGCTCGACGCGTTCGGGCGCCGGGACGGCCTGACGTTCATGCCGGAGATGGCCGAGCACGCCGAGAAGCGTTTCCACGCCGTGCAGCAACTCGGTGACGTGTTCGAATACGACGCTTGGACCCCCACGCGCGCGCCGATCTGGATCCTGGAAGGGCTGAGCTGCAGCGGCCGCGCCGCGGGCAGTCGGGGCCCCTGCGACCGGGCCTGCGCCCTGCTCTGGCACGAGGACTGGCTGGTCTTCGAGGCGGCGCCGGGGGGCTGA
- a CDS encoding HAMP domain-containing protein, whose amino-acid sequence MAEVTRSSRRRTVATRVLLSYALVTAAFALSAGWGVFAQRSAATEADLMRSGYLPLSLALRDLVANQDTWNTQLNHITTARNPADKRVWFETSLRIGRPKTFGEVRAAISRAFASSGDEAVRVVGQDLLREASSIEEFLAQDRELLGKLFEALDRGEANRADSLRDELVTRGAQGKKRMSQLEQRVGQNVDLLLDRARARERLAIRLLLALSGFTLLVGVAMAFYARRVLKPLAAVTDRAKAVAHGDLTPHPVVASPDEIGELATTFEGMVAAIARANEQLLSSERLATIGKMAAHVTHEVRNPLSSIALNVEMLEEDLGGREDAKEAAALLRAIKAEVERLTQLTEQYLSVARRRPLRLEEEQIAEVVNEACVFMSGDLRRHGVELVVETEDDLPVVRLDEAQLKQSLFNLLRNAREAMPNGGKILVAVRKASGGGVDVIVDDEGGGIDEATRARLFEPFFTTKGHGTGLGLAITRQIIEDHGGSIACEARPGGGTRFWIHLSTRDQGPAAERDEQAAE is encoded by the coding sequence ATGGCTGAGGTGACGCGAAGCTCCCGCCGCCGGACCGTCGCCACCCGCGTGCTGCTCTCCTACGCGCTGGTCACCGCGGCGTTCGCGCTGTCCGCGGGGTGGGGCGTGTTCGCGCAGCGCAGCGCCGCGACCGAAGCGGACCTGATGCGCTCCGGGTACCTGCCGTTGTCGCTGGCGCTCCGCGACCTGGTGGCGAACCAGGACACCTGGAACACGCAGCTGAACCACATCACCACGGCGCGCAACCCCGCCGACAAGCGGGTCTGGTTCGAGACCTCGCTCAGGATCGGCCGCCCGAAGACCTTCGGCGAGGTGCGAGCCGCCATCTCCCGGGCCTTCGCGAGCTCGGGCGACGAGGCGGTGCGGGTGGTAGGGCAAGATCTGCTGCGCGAGGCTTCTTCGATCGAGGAGTTCCTGGCGCAAGACCGCGAGCTCCTGGGCAAGCTGTTCGAAGCGCTGGACCGAGGCGAGGCCAACCGCGCCGACAGCCTGCGCGACGAGCTGGTGACCCGGGGCGCGCAGGGCAAGAAGCGCATGAGCCAGCTGGAGCAGCGGGTCGGCCAGAACGTGGACCTCTTGCTCGACCGCGCGCGGGCGCGCGAGCGGCTGGCGATCCGGCTGCTCCTGGCGCTCTCGGGCTTCACGCTCCTGGTCGGCGTGGCGATGGCGTTCTACGCGCGGCGGGTGCTCAAGCCGCTGGCAGCGGTGACGGATAGGGCCAAGGCAGTGGCGCACGGCGACCTCACCCCGCACCCCGTGGTGGCGTCGCCCGACGAGATCGGCGAGCTGGCGACCACCTTCGAAGGGATGGTCGCCGCCATCGCGCGGGCGAACGAGCAGCTCCTCAGCTCGGAGCGCTTGGCGACCATCGGCAAGATGGCCGCCCACGTCACCCACGAGGTCCGTAACCCTCTCTCGAGCATCGCGCTCAACGTGGAGATGCTCGAGGAGGACCTCGGCGGGCGGGAAGACGCCAAGGAGGCCGCGGCGCTGCTCCGCGCCATCAAGGCGGAGGTGGAGCGCCTGACTCAGCTCACGGAGCAATACTTGTCGGTAGCGCGACGCCGGCCACTGCGCTTGGAGGAAGAGCAGATCGCCGAGGTCGTGAACGAGGCCTGCGTGTTCATGAGCGGCGATCTGCGGCGCCACGGCGTCGAGCTGGTCGTCGAGACGGAGGACGATCTGCCCGTGGTTCGCCTCGACGAGGCGCAGCTCAAGCAGTCGCTCTTCAACCTCTTGCGCAACGCGCGGGAGGCGATGCCGAACGGCGGCAAGATCCTGGTCGCGGTGCGCAAGGCTTCTGGCGGTGGCGTGGACGTGATCGTGGACGACGAGGGCGGCGGCATCGACGAGGCGACGCGCGCGCGGCTGTTCGAGCCGTTCTTCACCACCAAGGGTCACGGCACGGGACTGGGTCTGGCCATCACGCGGCAGATCATCGAGGACCACGGCGGTAGCATCGCCTGCGAGGCCCGGCCGGGTGGTGGCACGCGCTTCTGGATCCACCTGTCCACGCGCGACCAAGGGCCAGCGGCGGAGCGAGACGAGCAGGCGGCGGAGTAG
- a CDS encoding (Fe-S)-binding protein yields MKRSLSLLDERRAALETCGYCPKLCRAACPVSEAEPRDSLTPWGKMSLAWFAARGDVEPDRDHAATAWACTGCYSCREHCDHRNEVAHTLGAARAEYRALGLAPAASEAVVAGFEQRRREVSRALSELAREPGVSETAETALLLGCDYVRKHAAVARAAVAVAARLFGGVRLVDGCCGLPLLMAGDRAGFAESLARLRAQVSGAPSLVVLDPGCAVVLEELGAKTLVELAAARLERFDRVPRLAAAPSVRWQDPCKLGRGLGIYDAPRQLLSRALGRAPEEFARSRGEALCSGGGGLLPQTMPETSAQIAARRLAEHAELGGGLVVTACASSLARFQKSGADVIDLISILDESSRPSDG; encoded by the coding sequence ATGAAGCGATCGCTCTCCCTGCTCGACGAGCGCCGCGCGGCGCTCGAGACCTGCGGCTACTGTCCGAAGCTGTGCCGAGCCGCTTGCCCCGTCTCTGAGGCCGAGCCGCGGGACTCGCTGACGCCGTGGGGGAAGATGAGCCTGGCGTGGTTCGCCGCCCGCGGCGACGTCGAGCCGGATCGCGACCACGCGGCGACGGCCTGGGCGTGCACCGGCTGCTACTCCTGTCGAGAGCACTGCGATCACCGGAACGAGGTCGCGCACACGCTCGGCGCGGCACGAGCGGAGTATCGCGCGCTGGGGCTCGCGCCCGCCGCGTCCGAGGCGGTGGTGGCCGGTTTCGAGCAGCGCCGGCGCGAGGTGTCGCGGGCGCTGTCGGAGCTCGCGCGCGAGCCCGGCGTGAGCGAGACGGCCGAGACGGCCCTGCTCCTCGGCTGCGACTACGTGCGGAAGCACGCGGCAGTGGCTCGAGCAGCCGTGGCGGTGGCCGCGCGCCTGTTCGGCGGCGTGCGGCTGGTGGACGGATGCTGCGGCCTGCCGCTGCTCATGGCCGGCGACCGCGCGGGCTTCGCCGAGAGCCTGGCTCGGCTCAGAGCGCAGGTCAGCGGCGCGCCGTCCCTGGTGGTGCTCGATCCCGGCTGCGCGGTGGTGCTGGAGGAGCTCGGCGCCAAGACCTTGGTCGAGCTCGCGGCAGCGCGTCTGGAGCGGTTCGATCGGGTGCCGCGCCTGGCGGCGGCGCCCAGCGTGCGCTGGCAGGACCCGTGCAAGCTCGGGCGCGGCCTCGGGATTTACGACGCGCCCCGACAGCTCTTGTCGCGGGCGCTCGGCCGCGCGCCCGAGGAGTTCGCGCGCTCGCGGGGCGAGGCGCTCTGCTCCGGCGGCGGCGGCCTTCTGCCCCAGACCATGCCGGAGACGTCGGCTCAGATCGCCGCGCGCCGGCTGGCCGAGCACGCCGAGTTGGGCGGCGGCCTGGTGGTCACCGCGTGCGCTTCGAGCCTTGCGCGCTTTCAGAAGAGCGGGGCCGACGTGATTGACCTGATCAGCATCCTCGACGAGAGCTCGCGGCCGAGCGATGGCTGA
- a CDS encoding GAF domain-containing sensor histidine kinase: MAFEADAEPGQRSPAELTAALSREQRVSAALREVGVAIGTTLELDELLELILDRVTELVEADRATLYLLDEAKNELVSRFVVGQNVRSIRLKVGHGIAGTVAQTGKPFRINDAYADARFERQWDQLTGYRTTTMLATPLKNHLGRTIGVIQVLNKKRGEDFTNEDEALLAALSTQAAVAIDNSRLFLSLIQKNKQLLDTKDQLERKLRDLELLFDLERATAGAQSLEALLTATLGRLAAACGARGAAALLAEEDSGDLIEYAFDPRLTEPLSRRGVKAGEGVLAAAMDQAEPIRLVSARDDPRWSTSGAPGFSFEVEPVLALHLEGDGSPLGAVGLFGEVGSPPFTDEDLALVRMVSANVSTAVRLFRANRAREVGERLTTIGKLLSQVIHDFKTPMTVISGYTQLMAESDDAEQRAEYAEEILKQFDILTAMQREVLEFARGERTIFIRRVFLKKFFADITRQLGHEVDGRAIELTLDVDTKVVARFDENRVARAIHNLARNAVEAMAEHGGSLTISAGMEAGDLVIAVRDTGPGIPKQIEGRLFQSFVTAGKEGGTGLGLAIVKKIAEEHGGSVSVKSSSRGTEFVLRLPQDEGKDSNPPSPNKSKASAPARGGAQKTNG, translated from the coding sequence GTGGCCTTCGAGGCTGACGCAGAGCCCGGGCAACGCAGCCCGGCCGAGCTGACCGCCGCGCTGTCCCGCGAGCAGCGCGTCAGCGCGGCGCTGCGCGAAGTGGGGGTGGCCATCGGCACCACGCTGGAGCTCGACGAGCTCCTGGAGCTGATCCTCGACCGAGTGACCGAGCTGGTCGAGGCCGACCGAGCGACGCTCTACCTGCTCGACGAGGCCAAGAACGAGCTGGTCAGTCGCTTCGTGGTCGGCCAGAACGTGCGTTCGATCCGCCTGAAGGTCGGCCACGGCATCGCGGGGACCGTGGCGCAGACCGGCAAGCCGTTCCGCATCAACGACGCCTACGCGGACGCGCGCTTCGAGCGGCAGTGGGACCAGCTCACCGGCTACCGCACCACGACCATGCTGGCCACACCGCTCAAGAACCACCTGGGCCGCACCATCGGCGTGATCCAGGTGTTGAACAAGAAACGCGGCGAGGACTTCACCAACGAGGACGAGGCCTTGCTGGCCGCGCTCTCGACGCAGGCGGCAGTCGCCATCGACAACTCGCGGCTGTTTCTCTCGCTGATCCAGAAGAACAAGCAGCTGCTCGACACCAAGGATCAGCTCGAGCGCAAGCTGCGTGATCTGGAGCTGCTGTTCGACTTGGAGCGCGCCACCGCCGGAGCGCAGTCGCTCGAGGCGCTCTTGACCGCGACGCTCGGTCGGCTCGCCGCGGCCTGTGGTGCGCGAGGCGCGGCGGCGCTCTTGGCGGAGGAAGACAGCGGTGATCTGATCGAGTACGCGTTCGACCCGCGGCTCACGGAGCCGCTGAGCCGGCGCGGCGTGAAGGCCGGCGAGGGTGTGCTCGCGGCGGCCATGGATCAGGCGGAGCCGATCCGCTTGGTTTCGGCTCGGGACGACCCGCGCTGGAGCACCTCGGGCGCGCCCGGGTTCTCCTTCGAGGTAGAACCGGTCCTGGCGCTGCACCTCGAGGGCGATGGTTCCCCCCTCGGGGCGGTGGGGCTGTTCGGTGAGGTCGGCTCGCCGCCCTTCACCGACGAGGACCTGGCGCTGGTGCGCATGGTCAGCGCGAACGTTTCGACTGCCGTGCGCCTGTTCCGCGCGAACCGGGCCCGCGAGGTCGGCGAGCGCCTGACCACCATCGGCAAGCTGCTGTCCCAGGTCATCCACGACTTCAAGACCCCGATGACGGTGATCAGCGGCTACACGCAGCTGATGGCCGAGTCGGACGACGCCGAGCAACGCGCGGAGTACGCCGAAGAGATCCTGAAGCAGTTCGACATCTTGACGGCGATGCAGCGCGAGGTGCTGGAGTTCGCGCGCGGCGAGCGCACCATTTTCATCCGGCGCGTGTTCCTCAAGAAGTTCTTCGCCGACATCACCCGGCAGCTCGGGCACGAGGTGGACGGCCGCGCCATCGAGCTCACGCTCGACGTGGACACCAAGGTCGTGGCGCGCTTCGACGAGAACCGCGTGGCGCGGGCGATTCACAACCTGGCCCGCAACGCCGTCGAGGCCATGGCGGAGCACGGCGGCTCGCTGACCATCAGCGCCGGCATGGAGGCCGGCGATCTGGTGATCGCGGTGCGCGACACCGGACCGGGCATCCCCAAGCAGATCGAGGGGCGTCTGTTCCAGTCTTTCGTGACCGCGGGCAAGGAGGGGGGCACCGGCCTCGGTCTCGCCATCGTCAAGAAGATCGCCGAGGAGCACGGTGGCAGCGTGAGCGTGAAGAGCTCGAGCCGCGGAACGGAGTTCGTGCTCCGGCTCCCTCAGGACGAAGGCAAAGACTCGAACCCACCCTCGCCGAACAAGTCGAAGGCCAGCGCGCCCGCGCGCGGCGGCGCACAGAAGACCAACGGATGA
- the yccX gene encoding acylphosphatase: MALKQLNLVIRGRVQGVYFRASAQREAKRLGLTGWVKNRSDGSVEILAEGEETSIRELYGWAQKGPSAARVDRVDTRWRSFSGDFPDFRIVD, from the coding sequence ATGGCGCTCAAGCAGCTGAACCTGGTGATTCGGGGGCGAGTCCAGGGCGTCTACTTCCGCGCGTCGGCCCAGCGCGAGGCGAAGCGACTCGGCCTGACGGGTTGGGTGAAGAACCGCAGCGACGGCTCGGTGGAGATCCTGGCCGAGGGCGAGGAGACCAGCATTCGAGAGCTCTACGGTTGGGCGCAGAAGGGACCGAGCGCGGCCCGCGTAGATCGGGTGGACACGCGATGGCGCAGCTTCAGCGGCGACTTCCCCGATTTCCGCATCGTGGACTGA
- a CDS encoding cobalamin B12-binding domain-containing protein: protein MHPVLYVHPWGHLNDLVVPAGALGAMSTVQEHKLGRYAFELGDAEIAEARVVALDLHWALGLPGVEAIVSHVRRVNPRAAIVLGGISASLWAERLLRDGLADHVVCGDAEPGFARLVSALVAGRDPGTLPNVMSARCPAGTSRPATDAEHDATQTLAASWFPSYERLQAVTARALSHDRVLPVLRGCAMRCEGCQGSHAAAGVQVRSPSSVSSHLTSSGRVRHLVLLMGKPGQRVLADHAHALAGGGPWPVEEHVGIFCCRAPDPRTLHALSTAFPCRVGLSALDPAEHEPRLSADKLRRELEAFRLAAKVVAASERLELVLWSGDRQRVAALRRELGAKNVRVSWTGAWDLRRPLARERGSDFDAVAQVMRQVWTFGAARALSPTLARLLAPFGFLDELSAEPEPPPDLHPRLARVAASWWESWRAHRLPVLPGLSFYALPTRGAAVLGRRGGCALIRAERADPSAAVQLRLSPSARGLTLTASLGEHRGDALAVVPGDEAGRVDAQWLAALSREGLLALALPAAVAPVTLEIALVLDAAEIRVGAGAQIVARARVDQGLYCGPHPLDLVG from the coding sequence ATGCATCCGGTTCTGTACGTACATCCGTGGGGCCACCTGAACGACTTGGTCGTGCCTGCGGGCGCATTGGGGGCGATGAGCACCGTGCAGGAGCACAAGCTCGGCCGCTACGCGTTCGAGCTCGGGGACGCCGAGATCGCGGAGGCCCGGGTGGTCGCTCTGGATCTGCACTGGGCGCTCGGATTGCCCGGTGTGGAAGCCATCGTCTCGCACGTCCGGCGAGTGAACCCGCGCGCCGCGATCGTCCTGGGAGGGATCAGTGCCAGCCTGTGGGCGGAGCGACTGCTCCGCGATGGTCTCGCAGACCACGTCGTATGCGGTGACGCCGAGCCCGGATTCGCGCGTCTCGTGAGCGCGCTGGTCGCAGGACGCGATCCGGGAACGCTGCCCAACGTGATGTCGGCCCGGTGTCCCGCCGGCACGTCGCGCCCTGCGACGGACGCGGAGCACGACGCCACGCAGACGCTCGCGGCGAGCTGGTTCCCTAGTTACGAACGCTTGCAGGCGGTCACCGCTCGCGCGCTCTCGCACGATCGCGTACTGCCGGTCTTGCGCGGCTGTGCAATGCGCTGCGAGGGTTGCCAAGGGTCGCACGCCGCCGCCGGCGTGCAGGTGCGCTCGCCGAGCTCCGTGAGCAGCCACCTCACTTCCTCGGGCCGGGTGCGGCACCTCGTCCTGCTCATGGGCAAGCCGGGCCAGCGGGTGCTCGCCGATCACGCGCACGCGCTCGCGGGCGGCGGTCCCTGGCCCGTCGAAGAGCACGTCGGTATCTTCTGCTGTCGCGCCCCCGACCCGCGCACGCTCCACGCGCTCTCGACGGCCTTCCCGTGTCGGGTGGGCCTCTCGGCGCTGGACCCCGCGGAGCATGAGCCACGTCTCTCGGCGGACAAGCTCCGCCGGGAGCTCGAGGCGTTTCGGCTGGCAGCGAAGGTCGTGGCAGCGTCCGAGCGGCTCGAGCTCGTGCTGTGGTCCGGCGATCGGCAGCGCGTGGCCGCGCTCAGGCGCGAGCTCGGGGCAAAGAACGTGCGTGTGAGCTGGACCGGCGCTTGGGACCTCAGGCGGCCCCTGGCCCGCGAGCGCGGCTCGGACTTCGACGCGGTCGCGCAAGTGATGCGACAGGTCTGGACCTTCGGCGCGGCACGGGCGCTCTCTCCGACGCTGGCGCGCTTGCTCGCGCCCTTCGGGTTCCTCGACGAGCTGTCCGCGGAGCCCGAGCCTCCGCCGGACCTCCACCCACGCCTCGCCCGCGTCGCCGCGTCCTGGTGGGAGAGCTGGCGAGCGCACCGCTTGCCCGTGCTCCCCGGGCTCTCGTTCTACGCGTTGCCGACGCGGGGCGCAGCCGTGCTGGGTCGGCGCGGCGGCTGCGCCTTGATCCGCGCCGAGCGCGCCGATCCGAGCGCGGCGGTGCAGCTCCGACTCTCGCCCAGCGCGCGTGGGCTCACGCTCACCGCCTCGCTGGGCGAACACCGCGGCGACGCGCTGGCCGTCGTTCCGGGCGACGAGGCAGGTCGGGTCGATGCGCAGTGGCTGGCCGCGCTTTCGCGCGAGGGGCTGCTCGCGCTGGCGCTCCCCGCTGCCGTCGCGCCGGTGACCCTCGAGATCGCGCTGGTGCTCGACGCGGCGGAGATCCGCGTGGGAGCCGGCGCGCAGATCGTGGCACGAGCGCGCGTGGACCAGGGGCTCTACTGCGGCCCGCACCCCTTGGATCTGGTCGGCTGA
- a CDS encoding PhzF family phenazine biosynthesis protein has protein sequence MKTLRYVVCDVFTDRPLAGNQLAVFTDAGSLGAETMQALAREMGFSESVFLCRPEQGGHAKLRIFTPTREVPFAGHPVLGTAFVVAGPITTEQVRLETGMGTVLVQLTREGGRVVFGWMQQPLPTVKAFERSEELLAALGVTHATSPIETYDNGIAHTYVELASREQVAALEPDFAKLAKLPTLGVSAFAGTGFEYKTRMFAPAGGVNEDPATGSAAGPLALHLARHGRTLFGDEIRIEQGAELGRPSVLFARATGHKERVETVEVGGSAVIVARGEFRI, from the coding sequence ATGAAGACCCTGCGCTACGTGGTGTGCGACGTGTTCACCGACCGGCCGCTGGCGGGCAACCAGCTGGCCGTGTTCACCGACGCGGGCTCGCTGGGCGCGGAGACGATGCAGGCGCTGGCGCGGGAGATGGGCTTCTCCGAGAGCGTCTTCCTGTGCCGGCCCGAGCAGGGCGGGCACGCCAAGCTGCGCATCTTCACCCCGACGCGCGAGGTCCCGTTCGCCGGGCATCCCGTGCTGGGCACCGCGTTCGTCGTGGCGGGGCCGATCACCACGGAGCAGGTGCGGCTCGAGACGGGCATGGGCACCGTGCTCGTGCAGCTCACCCGGGAAGGCGGCCGGGTCGTGTTCGGCTGGATGCAGCAGCCATTGCCGACGGTCAAGGCCTTCGAGCGGAGCGAGGAGCTGCTCGCCGCGCTGGGAGTCACGCACGCGACGAGCCCGATCGAGACCTACGACAACGGCATCGCCCACACCTACGTCGAGCTCGCGTCGCGAGAGCAGGTGGCAGCGCTCGAGCCGGACTTCGCCAAGTTGGCCAAGCTGCCGACGCTCGGGGTGAGCGCCTTCGCGGGCACGGGGTTCGAGTACAAGACTCGCATGTTCGCGCCCGCAGGCGGGGTGAACGAAGACCCGGCGACGGGGTCCGCTGCCGGCCCCCTTGCTCTGCACCTGGCGCGCCATGGCCGCACGCTCTTCGGTGACGAGATCCGCATCGAGCAAGGGGCCGAGCTCGGGCGGCCGAGCGTGCTCTTCGCGCGGGCGACCGGCCACAAAGAGCGAGTGGAGACGGTCGAGGTCGGCGGGTCGGCGGTGATCGTGGCGCGGGGCGAGTTTCGGATCTAG
- a CDS encoding four helix bundle protein, protein MRILDSLEDMVKNVHQLADRVARHDRDLSSQLKSASNSAALNGSEGVWAKAGKRRSRLEDSLNSARETLMALRIARACSYLPAAEAEREIQALDGIIAVLWVLAYRR, encoded by the coding sequence ATGAGGATTCTGGATTCGTTGGAAGACATGGTGAAGAACGTGCATCAGCTCGCTGACCGGGTTGCGCGGCACGACCGCGACCTCTCATCGCAGTTGAAGAGCGCCAGCAACAGCGCGGCACTCAACGGCAGCGAAGGCGTGTGGGCCAAGGCGGGAAAGCGGAGGTCGCGGCTCGAAGACTCACTCAACTCGGCGCGAGAGACCCTGATGGCGCTGCGCATCGCCCGAGCGTGCAGCTACCTGCCGGCCGCCGAGGCGGAGCGCGAGATCCAAGCGCTGGACGGCATCATCGCCGTGTTGTGGGTCCTCGCCTACCGAAGGTGA
- the rplQ gene encoding 50S ribosomal protein L17 — protein sequence MRHRKAGRQFSRNTSHRRAMFRALAANLVAHESIETTDAKAKELRRVAERLITRAKRLGAVAYTPNDQLSDKDRARRFAAQQQVGQFLRRFATVQKNGDSEKVDLVEKVFVDLAKRFEKRPGGYTRIIKLGHRRGDHAPMSLIEFVERTAASQKPEKGAKGDKPAKAPKAKAAASDLDAKSLDELKELAAAAKLEGRSKMNKTQLVEALKAKG from the coding sequence ATGCGTCACCGCAAAGCAGGGCGGCAATTCAGCCGCAATACCTCCCACCGTCGCGCGATGTTCCGCGCGCTGGCGGCGAACCTCGTCGCTCACGAGAGCATCGAGACCACCGACGCCAAGGCCAAGGAGCTTCGCCGCGTCGCCGAGCGGCTCATCACGCGCGCCAAGCGCCTGGGTGCCGTCGCCTACACGCCGAACGACCAGCTGAGCGACAAGGATCGCGCGCGCCGCTTCGCGGCGCAGCAGCAGGTCGGCCAGTTCCTGCGCCGTTTCGCCACGGTTCAGAAGAACGGCGACTCCGAGAAGGTCGATCTGGTCGAGAAGGTGTTCGTGGACCTCGCCAAGCGCTTCGAGAAGCGCCCCGGCGGCTACACGCGCATCATCAAGCTGGGACACCGCCGCGGAGACCACGCCCCGATGTCGCTGATCGAGTTCGTGGAGCGCACCGCCGCTTCGCAGAAGCCCGAGAAGGGCGCGAAGGGCGACAAACCCGCCAAGGCGCCCAAGGCCAAGGCGGCGGCGAGCGATCTCGACGCGAAGAGCCTCGACGAGCTGAAGGAGCTCGCGGCGGCTGCCAAGCTCGAGGGTCGGAGCAAGATGAACAAGACTCAGCTAGTCGAGGCGCTGAAGGCCAAGGGCTGA